In Acidobacteriota bacterium, a genomic segment contains:
- a CDS encoding MBL fold metallo-hydrolase yields the protein MILGDYQIDMVMDGHFWLDAGSIFGVVPRTIWEKRVAVDDRHRMRLAVRCLLVRDGKRTILIDSGQGNKQSDKFRDRYSVEQPLTLLDNLRAKGVKPEDITDVVNCHLHFDHAGWNTIREGDVNGSRPDGAIIPTFPNARYWSQRKEWERAQVFTTQRDQGSFLPEDFIPLEEPRWELTDGERLIIPGIELLVLPGHSLDTQGVLIQAGDQKVAFLGDLTPTRHHFNYAWIAAYDLHPTEALKTKRRILPRAVREKWLCVMGHDNEVPAGHLVEEANGQIGIIPAEELSE from the coding sequence ATGATTCTTGGCGATTATCAGATTGACATGGTAATGGACGGGCACTTCTGGCTGGACGCCGGATCGATCTTCGGCGTGGTCCCGCGCACGATTTGGGAGAAGCGTGTCGCTGTGGACGACCGCCACCGCATGAGGCTGGCGGTGCGCTGTCTGCTGGTGCGCGACGGCAAGCGCACCATCCTGATTGACAGCGGGCAGGGCAACAAGCAGTCAGACAAATTCCGCGACCGCTACAGCGTGGAGCAGCCGCTCACGCTGCTCGATAATCTGCGCGCAAAGGGCGTGAAGCCGGAGGACATCACTGACGTGGTCAACTGCCATCTGCATTTTGATCACGCCGGCTGGAACACCATTCGCGAGGGCGACGTGAATGGGAGCAGGCCTGATGGCGCGATCATCCCTACTTTTCCCAATGCGCGCTACTGGTCGCAGCGCAAGGAGTGGGAGCGCGCGCAGGTTTTTACCACGCAGCGCGATCAGGGGAGTTTTCTCCCGGAGGATTTCATTCCGCTGGAAGAGCCGCGCTGGGAGCTGACCGACGGCGAGAGACTCATCATCCCGGGCATTGAGTTACTCGTGTTGCCCGGCCACTCACTTGACACACAAGGCGTACTCATTCAAGCCGGTGATCAGAAAGTAGCGTTCCTCGGCGATCTCACTCCCACTCGTCATCACTTTAATTACGCATGGATCGCCGCCTACGATCTGCACCCGACTGAGGCGCTCAAGACCAAGCGGCGTATCTTGCCGCGCGCGGTGCGCGAGAAGTGGCTCTGCGTGATGGGCCACGACAACGAAGTCCCCGCCGGCCATCTCGTCGAAGAGGCCAATGGCCAGATCGGCATCATCCCCGCCGAAGAATTGAGCGAGTGA
- a CDS encoding type II toxin-antitoxin system Phd/YefM family antitoxin, which translates to MLNLTQDIQSLTTFRRRSGDFMKQLKKSKRPVVLTVKGKAAAVVQDAEAYQRLLDIAARVSPEEGIRQGLEDARKGRSVPAREFFAAFEASRGLRG; encoded by the coding sequence ATGCTGAATCTGACCCAGGACATTCAATCGCTCACGACTTTCCGGCGGCGGTCGGGCGACTTCATGAAGCAACTCAAGAAGAGCAAGCGGCCCGTGGTCCTGACCGTCAAGGGCAAGGCGGCTGCCGTCGTGCAGGATGCCGAGGCTTATCAGCGCTTGCTCGATATCGCCGCGCGCGTCTCCCCGGAGGAGGGCATCCGTCAGGGTCTTGAGGATGCACGCAAGGGGAGATCGGTTCCGGCGCGGGAATTCTTTGCCGCGTTCGAGGCCAGCCGTGGCTTACGCGGTTAA
- a CDS encoding type II toxin-antitoxin system RelE/ParE family toxin — protein MHARGDRFRRGNSLPRSRPAVAYAVKLSRRAMRDLAYLFDEINAGHSAAAQRWYLGLKRAILTLEERPNRCPRAPESTRLRQLLYGRKPHVYRIIFRMIEKQKSVGILHIRHGARKPIFPVEIL, from the coding sequence ATGCACGCAAGGGGAGATCGGTTCCGGCGCGGGAATTCTTTGCCGCGTTCGAGGCCAGCCGTGGCTTACGCGGTTAAACTTTCCAGGCGCGCCATGCGCGATCTCGCTTACTTATTCGATGAGATCAACGCAGGGCATTCAGCGGCGGCGCAGCGCTGGTATCTCGGCCTCAAGAGGGCCATCCTCACGTTGGAGGAGCGACCGAATCGCTGCCCGCGTGCGCCTGAGTCGACCCGCCTCCGCCAGTTGCTCTATGGACGCAAGCCGCATGTCTATCGCATCATCTTTCGCATGATCGAAAAGCAGAAGTCGGTCGGGATACTACACATCCGTCACGGCGCGCGCAAGCCAATCTTCCCAGTTGAAATTCTTTGA